From Candidatus Goldiibacteriota bacterium, the proteins below share one genomic window:
- a CDS encoding NifB/NifX family molybdenum-iron cluster-binding protein, translated as MKYAISTDNGSVSQHFGRCPQFTILDINEGKVTGKKMVSNPGHEPGFLPKFLGGQGVNVMVAGGMGPSAVSLFQPQNIEVILGVSGSIDEVIEEITKGSLKGGDSTCNPGGGKGYGLDKTVCDHGNEK; from the coding sequence TTGAAATACGCAATTTCTACGGATAACGGAAGTGTATCACAGCATTTTGGAAGATGCCCGCAGTTTACAATTTTGGATATAAATGAAGGAAAGGTGACAGGAAAAAAAATGGTTTCAAATCCCGGACATGAACCCGGTTTTCTGCCAAAATTTTTAGGCGGGCAGGGTGTAAATGTAATGGTTGCCGGCGGCATGGGGCCAAGTGCTGTAAGTTTGTTTCAGCCGCAGAATATTGAAGTTATTTTGGGAGTGTCGGGAAGTATTGATGAGGTAATAGAAGAAATAACAAAAGGAAGCCTTAAAGGCGGCGACAGCACCTGCAATCCGGGCGGCGGAAAAGGTTATGGATTGGATAAAACCGTATGTGACCACGGAAACGAAAAATAA
- a CDS encoding FAD-dependent oxidoreductase produces MEKTDVLVIGGGPAAIIAAITAKVNNPDKTVTLARKFEKVMVPCGIPYIFGTLNDVQKNVMGDAPMQAVDVKIVINEAVKIDLKGKKVSFADGLEIEYEKLVIATGSATLKPNWLEGREKKGVYYVEKNIEYLTKLFEELKKVNSVVVVGGGFIGVEMAEELVKSGKRVTVVEKMPHVLMAAFDADISEQAEKVLIERGVIIRSGVGIKKITGGDKAEGVELEDGSKIQADAVILAMGYTPEVQLAKDAGIDTNQFGFIRADEYMRTICCDNVFACGDCAEKRDFITRKVSRTMLASTATTEARTAGMNLFKLSVEKSFGGTISIFDTKFGIFGFGVAGVTENNAKAERMDYVTGEFAGFDRHPGTLPDTGKQYVKLIALKDTGTVIGGQVCGAASAGEITNLIGLAIQNKMNVYSLITSQIGTHPLLTSAPTNYPLIKAAEAAMKKMKIGSK; encoded by the coding sequence ATGGAAAAAACAGATGTACTGGTAATTGGAGGGGGGCCGGCCGCTATTATTGCCGCCATTACGGCAAAAGTGAATAATCCTGATAAAACAGTGACACTTGCAAGAAAATTCGAGAAGGTTATGGTGCCGTGCGGTATTCCTTATATTTTTGGAACGCTTAATGATGTTCAGAAGAATGTTATGGGCGACGCTCCCATGCAGGCTGTTGACGTAAAAATAGTAATAAACGAAGCTGTTAAAATAGACCTTAAAGGAAAAAAAGTGTCTTTTGCTGACGGGCTGGAAATTGAATATGAAAAACTTGTTATTGCAACGGGTTCCGCCACATTAAAACCTAATTGGCTTGAAGGCAGGGAAAAAAAGGGTGTTTATTATGTTGAAAAAAATATAGAGTATCTTACAAAACTTTTTGAAGAACTTAAAAAGGTAAACAGCGTTGTTGTTGTAGGCGGAGGGTTTATCGGGGTTGAAATGGCGGAAGAACTTGTAAAATCCGGAAAACGGGTGACAGTGGTTGAAAAAATGCCGCATGTTTTAATGGCTGCTTTTGACGCGGATATTTCAGAACAGGCTGAAAAGGTTTTGATAGAAAGGGGCGTTATTATAAGGTCGGGTGTAGGAATTAAGAAAATAACCGGCGGCGATAAAGCTGAAGGCGTTGAACTGGAAGACGGCAGCAAAATACAGGCAGATGCTGTTATTCTGGCTATGGGATACACTCCTGAAGTTCAGCTTGCGAAAGACGCGGGAATAGACACCAACCAGTTTGGTTTTATAAGAGCGGATGAATATATGAGAACAATATGCTGTGATAATGTTTTTGCCTGCGGCGACTGTGCTGAAAAAAGGGATTTTATAACAAGAAAAGTAAGCAGGACAATGCTTGCTTCCACCGCGACTACAGAAGCAAGGACTGCCGGAATGAACCTGTTTAAACTTTCTGTGGAAAAATCTTTTGGCGGGACGATTTCAATTTTTGATACAAAGTTTGGCATATTTGGTTTTGGCGTGGCGGGTGTCACAGAAAATAACGCCAAGGCGGAAAGAATGGATTATGTTACAGGAGAGTTTGCCGGTTTTGACAGGCATCCCGGAACACTTCCGGATACCGGGAAACAGTATGTAAAACTTATTGCTTTAAAAGATACCGGAACCGTAATAGGCGGACAGGTCTGCGGCGCTGCAAGCGCGGGCGAGATAACAAATCTGATAGGCCTTGCCATTCAGAATAAAATGAATGTATATTCCTTAATAACTTCACAGATAGGCACGCATCCGCTTTTAACTTCGGCCCCTACAAATTATCCGCTTATTAAAGCAGCTGAAGCAGCCATGAAAAAAATGAAAATCGGTTCAAAATAA
- a CDS encoding transcriptional repressor translates to MKNGNCNGQGRLHGRFKGCGFKMTLARQAVLDVLSDSKEHLSAEEIFILAKKKNPDIGLTTIYRTTEILSQQGFLYRFDFGDKRARFELADSSKGHHHHLVCTSCNRVIDYDDFIDEEVKLLKETEAKLSKKYNFKIENHVIQFYGKCEKCSKI, encoded by the coding sequence ATGAAAAACGGCAATTGTAACGGGCAGGGCAGGCTTCACGGCAGATTTAAAGGCTGCGGTTTTAAAATGACGCTTGCAAGGCAGGCGGTATTGGATGTACTTTCGGATTCAAAAGAACATTTAAGCGCTGAAGAAATATTTATTCTTGCAAAAAAGAAGAATCCGGATATCGGGTTAACCACCATATACAGGACCACTGAAATACTTTCCCAGCAGGGGTTTTTATACAGGTTTGATTTCGGCGACAAAAGGGCAAGGTTTGAGCTTGCTGATTCTTCCAAAGGCCATCACCACCACCTTGTATGCACATCATGCAACCGTGTTATAGATTACGATGATTTTATAGATGAAGAGGTAAAGCTGCTTAAAGAAACAGAGGCAAAACTTTCGAAAAAGTACAATTTTAAAATAGAAAATCATGTAATTCAATTTTATGGAAAATGCGAAAAATGTTCTAAAATTTAA
- a CDS encoding NifB/NifX family molybdenum-iron cluster-binding protein, producing the protein MKICISSKGNKISDEMDPRFGRCANLIVYDTDSGEFESAENSSVQLSGGAGIQTAQFIVSKGVKAVISGSFGPNAFNTLKAAGIEMYTAAGGTVEDVIKNFKEGKLKKSEDAGASFKH; encoded by the coding sequence ATGAAAATCTGTATCAGTTCAAAGGGAAATAAAATATCGGATGAAATGGATCCAAGGTTCGGCAGATGCGCCAATCTTATAGTTTATGATACTGATTCAGGTGAATTTGAATCCGCGGAGAATTCAAGTGTGCAGCTTTCAGGCGGGGCGGGTATTCAGACCGCGCAGTTTATAGTTTCAAAAGGGGTAAAAGCAGTGATTTCCGGAAGTTTCGGGCCGAATGCTTTTAATACTTTAAAAGCCGCGGGAATTGAAATGTATACTGCTGCCGGCGGTACGGTTGAAGATGTTATAAAAAATTTTAAAGAAGGAAAGCTGAAAAAGTCTGAAGATGCGGGAGCGTCATTTAAGCATTAA
- a CDS encoding DUF5320 domain-containing protein: MPRGDGTGPTGAGSMTGRAMGLCAGNSVPGYVNGGFGRGMGSGRGFGFGRGSGRGFGRGFGRGFGFFGNSAYAPVSVNEKEMLKNETSVLENQLKALKQRLDELEKTDNK; the protein is encoded by the coding sequence ATGCCAAGAGGAGATGGAACAGGCCCTACAGGCGCGGGTTCAATGACCGGCAGGGCAATGGGTTTATGCGCCGGAAATTCGGTGCCCGGGTATGTTAACGGCGGTTTTGGAAGAGGAATGGGATCCGGGCGCGGATTTGGTTTTGGAAGAGGTTCAGGACGCGGTTTTGGGCGTGGTTTTGGAAGGGGTTTTGGTTTTTTTGGAAACAGCGCGTATGCGCCGGTTTCGGTTAACGAAAAAGAAATGTTAAAAAATGAAACATCGGTTCTTGAGAATCAGTTAAAAGCTCTTAAACAGAGACTGGATGAACTTGAAAAAACTGATAACAAGTAA